In Thunnus albacares chromosome 10, fThuAlb1.1, whole genome shotgun sequence, a single window of DNA contains:
- the cetn4 gene encoding caltractin — protein MASGYRKSATSASQRKKAAPKTELTEEQKQEIKEAFDLFDTDGTGTIDVKELKVAMRALGFEPKKEEIKKMIADIDKEGSGTIDFSDFLSMMTLKMSEKDSKEEILKAFRLFDDDCTGKISFKNLKRVAKELGETLTDEELQEMIDEADRDGDGEVNEQEFLRIMRKTNLY, from the exons atg GCGTCAGGCTACCGCAAATCAGCTACCTCCGCTAGCCAAAGGAAAAAAGCAGCTCCCAAAACCGAACTGACTGAAGAGCAAAAGCAAGAAATTAAGGAAGCTTTTGACCTATTTGACACAGATGGCACTGGCACAATAGACGTGAAAGAGCTTAAG GTTGCTATGCGAGCTCTCGGGTTTGAaccaaagaaagaagaaatcaaGAAGATGATTGCAGACATTGATAAAGAGGGTTCAGGAACAATTGACTTCAGCGACTTTCTCAGTATGATGACACTAAAGATG AGTGAGAAGGACTCCAAAGAAGAAATATTGAAGGCTTTCCGGCTGTTCGATGATGATTGCACGGGGAAGATCTCATTCAAAAATCTTAAGAGAGTTGCCAAGGAGCTGGGCGAAACCCTCACAGATGAAGAATTACAG gAAATGATTGACGAGGCAGACCGAGACGGAGACGGCGAGGTCAACGAGCAGGAGTTCTTGCGGATAATGAGGAAGACCAACCTTTACTGA
- the bbs12 gene encoding Bardet-Biedl syndrome 12 protein, with protein sequence MLGSTIINQRQHVGLQKLSALAGITHSSLGPYKRYKFIQDATSGESALAGSCLRVFENLELTCAVGQLVYETIQAHQKVYHTGSGCLLFLAGAWSRAALDCLQRGISVSHIISAMSEGIDICLDVCRKSSVSIDALGVAPSESCTVTSQSLGLHLSQKPTVEASQAPSNSQRTTKIGHKTFNTSGQRKIKLSRHFCENKSEDVSTVLQPHQPKVPDIAHIAEGLSHGCVEAMNLVVEASRMQSKSNEQDVRCSTFDVTKVVTCVLPGLPEEHACVLPGCVVLLHAEQAAVAHHFKEQHVKVALINGDLSDTYHHPGFKRPTGIQRVRNQSDLSSLSKDEKWLEKVVTLLLNLEVNLILVSGLATEKVIQHCCRHHILVVEKVKVSVLKVFANSTGAVPVTYATQLSKHCVGSGIKVVTRRDLKSNERTSTTAVNISTVGKTALVTVILTSCVHGKLQALEDQFWACAYRLHHALKDKALLPGAGVTEMLCVHHVEKQAEQHVKHCRDKNNDSVQQTKAGTAANPYRGVVLRLMADGLIDYISTVMVNTGGISKVKARTAVSQQLQDYNGSLGVAAKFSQLSLKGGTVDSAVSSAMNSGEAAAVKIYDNLCVKQEAWRKALDLVFLVLQTDAEVITRVDQNTDGAHADLILL encoded by the coding sequence ATGCTGGGAAGTACAATTATAAACCAGCGGCAACATGTTGGACTGCAGAAGCTCTCAGCGCTGGCAGGAATCACACATTCCTCTTTGGGCCCCTATAAAAGGTACAAGTTTATCCAAGATGCAACGAGCGGGGAGTCAGCGCTCGCGGGTTCATGCCTCCGCGTCTTTGAGAACCTGGAGCTGACCTGCGCGGTGGGTCAGCTGGTTTACGAGACTATTCAAGCACACCAGAAGGTTTATCATACAGGGTCGGGATGCCTTCTGTTTCTCGCAGGAGCATGGAGCCGTGCTGCTCTGGATTGCCTTCAGAGAGGAATTTCAGTGTCACACATCATCTCAGCTATGTCTGAGGGAATAGATATATGCTTGGATGTTTGCAGAAAAAGCAGCGTTTCAATTGATGCTCTTGGTGTGGCGCCATCAGAGAGCTGCACCGTAACGTCTCAAAGTTTAGGACTTCACCTGTCACAGAAACCCACTGTGGAGGCTTCACAGGCACCATCAAACTCACAAAGGACAACAAAAATTGGTCACAAGACTTTCAACACCAGCGGACAAAGGAAAATAAAGCTAAGCCGACATTTTTGTGAGAACAAATCTGAAGATGTTTCCACGGTACTGCAGCCTCATCAGCCTAAGGTTCCTGACATTGCACACATTGCTGAGGGATTGAGCCATGGTTGTGTCGAAGCAATGAATTTAGTAGTTGAAGCCAGCCGGATGCAGTCAAAAAGTAATGAACAAGATGTGAGGTGTTCCACATTTGATGTTACTAAAGTGGTGACTTGTGTGCTGCCTGGTTTACCAGAGGAACATGCTTGCGTTTTACCAGGCTGCGTGGTTCTCTTACATGCTGAACAGGCTGCAGTTGCACATCATTTCAAAGAACAACACGTGAAGGTTGCTCTTATTAATGGAGATTTATCAGACACCTATCACCACCCTGGCTTTAAAAGGCCAACAGGTATACAACGTGTGCGTAACCAGTCGGATTTGTCGAGTTTAAGCAAAGACGAAAAGTGGCTGGAAAAGGTCGTGACACTTCTGTTGAACCTGGAAGTAAACCTGATACTAGTCAGTGGGCTTGCTACTGAGAAAGTGATTCAGCACTGTTGTAGACATCACATACTTGTGGTGGAAAAAGTGAAGGTTTCCGTTTTAAAGGTGTTCGCAAACTCAACAGGAGCTGTTCCGGTGACTTACGCCACACAGTTGAGTAAGCACTGTGTTGGTAGTGGAATTAAAGTTGTCACACGGAGGGACCTCAAAAGCAATGAGAGGACGTCTACAACAGCTGTGAATATTTCCACTGTCGGGAAAACCGCATTGGTCACAGTAATCCTCACAAGCTGTGTACACGGCAAGCTGCAGGCCTTGGAAGATCAGTTTTGGGCTTGTGCTTATCGCTTACACCACGCGCTGAAAGACAAAGCCCTCTTGCCCGGTGCTGGAGTGACAGAAATGCTTTGTGTTCATCACGTAGAAAAGCAAGCGGAGCAGCATGTCAAGCATTGCAGAGACAAGAATAATGACTCTGTCCAACAAACCAAAGCAGGGACAGCAGCTAACCCCTACAGGGGTGTGGTGTTGCGTCTCATGGCAGATGGTCTAATAGATTACATATCAACTGTAATGGTTAACACTGGGGGGATTTCAAAAGTCAAAGCCAGGACTGCTGTGAGCCAACAACTACAGGACTACAATGGAAGTCTAGGCGTTGCTGCAAAATTCTCACAACTTTCCTTAAAGGGTGGAACTGTGGATAGTGCAGTTTCCTCAGCTATGAACTCTGGTGAAGCAGCAGCTGTAAAAATCTATGACAATCTTTGTGTGAAGCAGGAAGCATGGAGGAAAGCCTTAGATCTGGTCTTCCTGGTCTTGCAGACTGATGCAGAGGTCATTACACGAGTAGACCAGAACACTGACGGTGCACATGCAGATCTAATACTTTTATGA